The sequence GGCTTGGCAGACCGAATACCCGATATTCTCTACAGCTTGCGGAGCACCCCTAAGGAGCAGATCACCCCATGGTAAAATTGCGGCTCAAGCGCTACGGAAAGAAGCGGCAACCTAGCTATCGCATCATCGCCATTGAAAGTAAAACTCGCCGTGAAGCCCGTCCGCTCGAGGAATTGGGCTACTACAACCCCCGCACCAAAGAAACCGTTTTGGAAACGGGTAGCCTGCTGAAGTGGTTGCGCTATGGCGCTCAGCCCACCGATACCCTGCAAGGGATCCTCAAAAAAGCGGGCATTTATAACATGCTGGAAGCGGGCGAGGGGGGAGTGGTCGCTTCGATTCGGATCCCGGCCATGGCTAAGCCTGAAGTTGGGATCCCTGAGGTCAGTGAAGAGCCTACTGGGGATGCAGCTGCTGAACCTGAGGCTGTCGATGCACCGGCCGTCACTGAAGCCACCGAAGCTGCTGCCGAGACTGTCGCTGAAGTTGCCGAAATCAGCG comes from Thermostichus vulcanus str. 'Rupite' and encodes:
- the rpsP gene encoding 30S ribosomal protein S16; this encodes MVKLRLKRYGKKRQPSYRIIAIESKTRREARPLEELGYYNPRTKETVLETGSLLKWLRYGAQPTDTLQGILKKAGIYNMLEAGEGGVVASIRIPAMAKPEVGIPEVSEEPTGDAAAEPEAVDAPAVTEATEAAAETVAEVAEISETETVQPVEEEPVVAAVEAPAEPQVEEAAEA